A portion of the Thunnus albacares chromosome 5, fThuAlb1.1, whole genome shotgun sequence genome contains these proteins:
- the dnajc16 gene encoding dnaJ homolog subfamily C member 16 produces MMAGSKMSLPLAVVVVLSVLLTGAAHAGPELDPYKILGVTRSASQAEIKKVYKRLAKEWHPDKNKNPGAEDMFIKITKSYEILSNEDKRANYDHYGQTDDTQPYSSGRYGHRHDSFYFDESFFNFPFNSKNHRDFADSKYTLHFNQYVNDVVPESYKRPYLIKITSDWCFSCIHIEPVWKEVVQEMENLGVGIGVVDVGYERRLANHLGAHRTPSILGVINGKVTFFHYAVAKEHLRQFVEDLLPQRLVERVTDKNDLQFLNSWHELNKPHVLLFDQVPVVPLLYKLTAFAYKDYLQFGYVDQGLSETANLQKQFNINTYAPTMLVFKENIDKPADIIQAKGMKKQIIDEFMSNNKFLLAPRLVNQKLFDELCPVKQFHRRRKYCVLLITGDEETFSFGNQAFLSFASTNMKEVVRFAYVYQRLQQPLCDILMQNKDSAQSPPQVVILERRNAAGKAMFKPVTAWNGSEEDKQCLLEELERLQKDPSILIHDAMLPELNNEFASMFVIRWIYASYDYLSEVIDDILHNNWREMMPLLSLIFSALFILFGTVVIQAFSDSSEDKQTKPKAKDGTKAENGSPGTGSTSSRPPKKSFVEVTELTDITYMSNLVKLRPGHMNIVLVLTDASKNILLSKFAKEVYSFTGSLTLHFSFLNIDKHGEWMNTLLEYAQDSMQIDADEDDGGNHKIDYTGYVLALNGHKKYLCLFKPVYTGEDFDSKSSEDEGGTSGGRSRSSSRDEHPPRKSTRSRSMSTLQIHHKLDRLGLWMERLMEGTLPRYYIPSWPGLDKITASK; encoded by the exons ATGATGGCGGGGTCAAAGATGTCTCTGCCGCTGGCTGTGGTGGTGGTCCTCTCAGTGCTGCTGACAGGAGCAGCCCATGCTGGGCCTGAGTTGGACCCATACAAAATCTTAGGAGTAACCAGGAGTGCAAGCCAGGCCGAGATCAAGAAAGTCTACAAGCGTCTGGCAAAAGAATG GCAtcctgacaaaaacaaaaatccgGGTGCTGAGGACATGTTTATCAAGATCACCAAATCCTATGAG ATCTTATCCAACGAAGACAAGCGTGCCAATTACGACCATTATGGGCAGACTGATGACACCCAGCCATACAGCAGTGGTCGCTACGGTCACCGCCATGACAGTTTTTACTTTGATGAGTCCTTCTTCAACTTTCCTTTCAACAGCAAGAACCACAGGGACTTTGCTGACAGCAAGTACACATTGCACTTTAACCAGTATGTCAACGACGTGGTTCCTGAAAGCTACAAGAGACCGTACCTGATAAAGATCACCTCTGACTGGTGCTTCAGCTGCATCCACATCGAGCCTGTGTGGAAAGAGGTGGTGCAGGAGATGGAGAATCTAG GTGTCGGAATAGGTGTAGTGGATGTTGGCTATGAGAGACGGTTAGCCAATCACCTAGGTGCTCATCGCACCCCATCAATACTTGGAGTCATCAATGGCAAAGTGACGTTTTTCCATTATGCTGTAGCGAAGGAGCACCTGAGGCAGTTTGTAGAAGACCTACTTCCTCAGAGACTTGTGGAGCGG gTCACTGACAAGAATGACCTGCAGTTCTTGAACAGCTGGCATGAGCTCAACAAGCCACATGTGCTTCTGTTTGACCAAGTGCCTGTAGTTCCTCTACTATACAAA CTAACAGCTTTTGCTTATAAGGACTACTTGCAGTTTGGCTATGTGGACCAGGGCCTCTCAGAAACGGCCAATCTGCAGAAACAGTTCAATATCAACACATATGCACCAACCATGTTGGTTTTCAAAGAGAACATAGACAAGCCAGCTGATATTATACAG GCTAAAGGAATGAAAAAGCAAATTATCGATGAGTTCATGTCAAACAACAAATTTCTCCTTGCGCCAAGGCTGGTCAACCAGAAGCTCTTTGATGAGCTCTGTCCTGTCAAACAGTTTCACAGACGCAGGAA ATACTGTGTCCTGCTGATCACAGGTGATGAAGAGACCTTTTCTTTTGGGAACCAGGCGTTTCTCTCATTTGCTTCTACCAACATGAAGGAAGTTGTGAGATTTGCTTATGTATACCAACGGCTACAGCAACCTCTATGTGACATCCTCATGCAGAACAAGGACAGTGCACAGTCACCACCACAG GTGGTGATTCTGGAGAGGCGTAATGCTGCGGGGAAAGCCATGTTCAAGCCAGTGACCGCCTGGAACGGCAGCGAGGAGGACAAGCAGTGTCTCCTGGAAGAGTTGGAGCGTCTTCAGAAGGACCCATCCATCCTCATCCACGACGCCATGCTGCCTGAGCTCAACAACGAGTTTGCCTCT ATGTTTGTAATCCGATGGATCTATGCATCTTACGATTACCTCTCTGAAGTCATTGACGATATTCTGCATAACAACTG GCGTGAGATGATGCCTCTTCTGTCCCTCATCTTCTCTGCCTTGTTCATCTTGTTTGGAACTGTGGTCATCCAGGCCTTCAG tgactCAAGTGAAGATAAACAGACAAAACCAAAGGCAAAGGATggaacaaaagcagaaaatgggTCACCAGGGACCGGAAGTACATCAAG TCGGCCTCCCAAGAAGAGTTTTGTTGAGGTGACGGAGCTGACAGATATCACTTACATGAGCAATCTGGTGAAGCTGAGGCCAGGACACATGAACATAGTGCTGGTGCTCACTGACGCTTCCAAGAACATCCTCCTCAGCAAGTTTGCCAAAGAGGTCTACTCTTTCACAGG GAGCCTGACACTGCATTTCTCCTTCCTGAATATCGACAAGCACGGCGAGTGGATGAACACACTGCTGGAATACGCCCAGGACTCCATGCAGATTGATGCGGACGAGGATGACGGGGGCAACCACAAGATAGACTACACCGGCTATGTGCTGGCACTTAATGGCCACAAAAAGTACCTCTGTCTGTTTAAGCCTGTCTACACTGGTGAAGACTTTGACAGCAAATCATCTGAGGACGAAGGAGGCACTTCAGGCGGAAGGTCGAGGTCCAGTTCCCGTGACGAACATCCACCGCGGAAATCCACCCGATCCCGCAGCATGTCCACCCTGCAGATCCACCACAAACTGGACCGCCTGGGGTTGTGGATGGAAAGGCTCATGGAAGGCACCTTGCCTCGTTACTACATCCCGTCATGGCCAGGACTAGACAAGATCACCGCCAGTAAATAG
- the casp9 gene encoding caspase-9 — protein sequence MEETHKKILQRNRINLVRDLDPSKLYDGLLEKGVFTQDMIDEIKSAGVRRDQARQLVRDLETRGSRAFPLFLECLEETDQHSLAELLLNAAPPAVQLQPSSPTRVVRPVVQPLPVTSPMDVDKQRKDVAPVYPIQRPSTTPSPSPERENIRPRPQGRTRRDSFQSYKMDATPCGHCLIINNVEFEAQSDLNNRTGSNIDSDKLERRFKALNFIVEVRTNLKQRQIKHELSALSKKDHSQYDCCVVIMLSHGTEVSHSRFPGAVYGVDGQYVPVQYITNYLNGQHCPSLQGKPKLFFIQACGGGEKDTGFEVSPDEFEPSMGGEDDQTDAIPMSSSSDSLSMSDEPDARATLPTPSDILVSYSTFPGYVSWRDTQSGSWYVETLDRILEENAATDDLGTMLMMVNHEVSQNSAKGLYKQMPGSFNFLRKHLYFQTQL from the exons ATGGAGGAAACACACAAGAAGATTCTTCAGCGCAACAGGATCAATCTCGTGAGAGACTTGGACCCATCCAAACTCTACGATGGCCTTCTTGAAAAAGGAGTTTTCACCCAAGACATGATCGATGAGATAAAG AGCGCAGGGGTCAGGCGTGATCAGGCCAGACAGTTAGTCCGGGACCTAGAGACCCGCGGGAGCCGGGCTTTTCCTTTATTTCTGGAGTGTCTTGAGGAGACAGATCAGCACAGTTTGGCTGAGCTCCTACTAAATGCAGCTCCACCAGCAGTTCAGCTCCAGCCCTCATCACCCACCAGGGTTGTCCGCCCTGTTGTCCAGCCTCTTCCAGTTA CTTCTCCAATGGATGTTGATAAGCAAAGAAAAGATGTTGCCCCTGTCTATCCAATACAGAGACCCAGTACTACTCCCAGTCCAT CACCTGAGAGGGAGAACATAAGACCAAGGCCACAAGGCAGGACACGGCGGGACAGTTTTCAG AGCTATAAAATGGATGCCACGCCATGCGGACACTGTCTCATCATAAACAACGTGGAGTTTGAAGCGCAGAGCGACCTGAACAATCGCACAGGTTCCAACATAGACAGCGACAAGCTGGAGAGAAGATTCAAGGCACTCAACTTTATTGTGGAAGTGAGGACAAACCTGAAACAAAGA caaaTCAAACATGAACTGTCAGCGTTGTCTAAGAAAGACCATTCCCAGTATGACTGCTGTGTGGTTATCATGCTGTCCCATGGGACTGAG GTGAGTCACAGCCGCTTCCCTGGTGCCGTGTATGGTGTGGACGGACAGTACGTCCCAGTTCAGTACATCACAAACTACCTCAATGGCCAGCATTGCCCGTCTTTACAAGGAAAACCCAAACTCTTCTTCATCCAGGCCTGTGGAGGAG GTGAAAAAGACACAGGCTTTGAAGTGTCCCCCGACGAGTTCGAACCATCCATGGGTGGAGAAGATGACCAGACGGACGCCATTCCGATGTCCTCCAGCAGCGACTCTCTCAGCATGTCCGATGAACCGGACGCCAGAGCCACGCTGCCCACCCCAAGTGACATTCTGGTGTCCTACTCTACTTTTCCCG GTTACGTTTCTTGGAGAGACACTCAGTCAGGTTCCTGGTACGTAGAGACTCTGGACCGCATCCTTGAGGAAAATGCTGCTACCGATGACTTGGGCACAATGTTGATGATG GTGAACCACGAAGTCTCCCAAAACTCTGCAAAGGGGCTCTACAAGCAAATGCCTGGTTCCTTTAACTTCCTCCGCAAACACCTCTACTTTCAAACCCAACTATAG